The sequence CCAGGACGTGCGGGATTTTCTACGGGACGTCCACGGCGCCCATCGCGGGTCAGAACGAGGGCGAGCCGAAGTGCCAGTGACGTGGCTCGGTTGAGCGGGCGGAGGGCGGGCGTCTTTGCCCGCCCTTTGCTTTTTGCACCGGTGAAGCGATACACATGGTTGCGATGCTCCTGATCACGCGCGCGTCGGCCGCCCACGCCAAGCCGTCGCTTCGTACCGAGCTGCTCTTCAACCTGGCTTTTCTGGCTGCCGGGGCGCTCGTCCTGGCGGTCGCTTCGGCGATCTTGGCCCCGCTCTTCGGCAAGAGCGACCTCGGCTTCCTGCTGCTCGCCGGGCTGATCGTTGCCGACGTCATCATCTTCATCGCGTTCGGCCGCTACCTCGTGTCCCGGCTCGTCACTGGTCCCATGGAAACGCTGGTCGATGCGACGCAGGCCGTCGCCGCCGGGGAGCTCACGCGCCGAGCCCCGGGCGCCGCCACCCGCGAGCTCGACCGCCTCGCCGACAGCGTGAACCGCATGACCGACCGCCTCCTCGATGCGCAGGGCGCACTGGTCCGGGCCGAGAAACTGGCATCGGTGGGGCGCCTCGCCGCCGGCATCGCTCACGAGGTCGGCAACCCGCTTTCGGCCATCGGCAACTACGTCGAAGTGCTGAGGCGCCGCGGCGCCGACCCGGAGCTGATAGCAGCCATCGAGCGCGAAAGCGGTAGGATCGACGGCATCGTCCGCAGCCTGCTCGATTACGCCCGGCCGCGCGGCGCCGATCGCGCCGCGATAAGCCTGGCGGACGTCGTCGCCGGGGCGGTCGATCTCCTTCGAGCGCAGGGGGTCTTGAGGCCGGTGCACGTGGACGTGAGTGCCGATCCGCAAGCGCCGCCGGTGTGGGGCGACCGCGTGGCGCTCGAACAGGTGTTCGTGAACCTGTTGCTCAACGCGGTGGACGCCGCCGGCGAGGGCGGCCGGATCACGATCGTCACGGGCCCCACCGTTCTGGGCGACAGCGGCGACGCCGGACGCGGGTCCGATCCGGCGGGAGCCTCGCCCGCCGAAGACCGGCGCGGGCGCCGCTCCGGCCGGCACCTGTCGGGAGTCCCCGACGGCAGCCGCGCGACGCAGGTCGTCGTCGCGGACAACGGCCCGGGCGTGCCGGACGACCAGGCCGAGCGCATATTCGACCCGTTCTTCACGACCAAGGCCCCGGGAAAAGGCTCCGGACTCGGCCTGGCGATCGTGCAGCGCACCGTCAATGACCACGGCGGGCGCGTGGACGTGGCCCGTGCGCGCGAAGGGGGCGCCGCCTTCACCGTGATCCTGCCAGCGCAGTCGTGAAGCTGCTCATAGTGGATGACGAGCCGGGACTCCGGCAATCGCTCCGCCTCATCCTCGCGGACGAGCAGTACGAGGTCGCCGACGCCTCCGACGGTGCCGCCGCGCTGGCGCGGGCCGCCGCCGAGCCGTTCGACCTCATCCTCTGTGACATTCGCATGCCGGCCATGGACGGCCTCGACTTCCTGCGTCAGTACCGCGCGGCGGGCGGGACCGCGCCCGTGATCATGATGAGCGCCTACGGGAACGAGGACGCAGCCATCGCCGCGATGAAGGAGGGAGCATACGACTACATCGCCAAGCCGTTCCGCGCCGACGAGGTCGTGCTGGTGCTCCGCAAGGCCGAGGAGCGCGAGAAGCTGCGGCGCGAAGTGGAGTCGCTGCGCTCGGCGCTGGGCCCCGGCGCCGCCTCGCCACACATCGTAGCGGAGTCTCCCGCCATGAAGGCCGCGCTCGACATCATCGCGAAGGTGGCGCCGCACCGCACCACGGTGCTCATCACCGGGCCGAGCGGCACCGGCAAGGAAGTACTCGCCCGCGAGTTGCACCGGCTCTCGCCGCGCGTCGAGCAGCCCTTTGTCGCGGTCAACTGCGCGGCGATCCCGGAGGCGCTGCTCGAATCGGAACTGTTCGGCCACGTCCGCGGCTCCTTCACCGGCGCCGTGAGCGACCACCGCGGCCTGTTCGAGCAGGCCTCCGGCGGGACGCTCTTCCTCGACGAGATCGGCGACCTCCCCACACCGCTGCAGGCCAAGCTGCTGCGCGTGCTCCAGGACGGCGAGGTGCGCCGCGTCGGCGACCGCTCGTCGCGTCGCGTGGATGCGCGCGTCGTGGCTGCCACCGCCCGGGACCTGGAGACCGACGTCGCTACCGGACGCTTCCGCGAGGACCTCTTTTACCGCCTGAACGTCGTAGCCGTCCGCCTGCCGCCCATCGCCGAGCGTCCGGAGGACGTGCCCCTCCTGATTCGCGCGCTGCTCGAGCGCCACAGTGCGCGACTCCGCTGCCCGGTGCCGGACATCGAGCCGGAAGCGCACCGGGCGATGCTGGATCACGCCTGGCCCGGCAATGTGCGCGAGCTGGAGAACGCCCTGGAGCGCGCGATGGTCCTCTCCAGGGGCGGTGTGATCCGACGGTCCGACCTGCCGCACTCGGTGCGGGATTCCGTTGCGCTGGACTCTGCGGCGCCTGCGCTCCGCGGCCAGGGCCGCATCGCCGACGACCTCTCGCTGAAGAAGCACGCCGGCGCCGCGGAAGGAGAGGCCATCCGCGCGGCGCTCCAGCGCACCGATGGCAATCGCCGTCAGGCCGCAGCGCTGCTTGGTATCTCGGTGCGCACCCTCTTCTACAAGCTCAAGGAGCTCGGTATCACCGAGAGGTAGGCCCCACCGCAACAAAACCGCCCCGTCCTGGAAGAATCCGTACCCATCGTCGGCGAGATCGGCGCTACTATCGTCCCGTGAAACGCAGTCCCTGCTCGAGTCGCGAGGG is a genomic window of Gemmatimonadales bacterium containing:
- a CDS encoding sigma-54 dependent transcriptional regulator encodes the protein MKLLIVDDEPGLRQSLRLILADEQYEVADASDGAAALARAAAEPFDLILCDIRMPAMDGLDFLRQYRAAGGTAPVIMMSAYGNEDAAIAAMKEGAYDYIAKPFRADEVVLVLRKAEEREKLRREVESLRSALGPGAASPHIVAESPAMKAALDIIAKVAPHRTTVLITGPSGTGKEVLARELHRLSPRVEQPFVAVNCAAIPEALLESELFGHVRGSFTGAVSDHRGLFEQASGGTLFLDEIGDLPTPLQAKLLRVLQDGEVRRVGDRSSRRVDARVVAATARDLETDVATGRFREDLFYRLNVVAVRLPPIAERPEDVPLLIRALLERHSARLRCPVPDIEPEAHRAMLDHAWPGNVRELENALERAMVLSRGGVIRRSDLPHSVRDSVALDSAAPALRGQGRIADDLSLKKHAGAAEGEAIRAALQRTDGNRRQAAALLGISVRTLFYKLKELGITER
- a CDS encoding ATP-binding protein, whose protein sequence is MVAMLLITRASAAHAKPSLRTELLFNLAFLAAGALVLAVASAILAPLFGKSDLGFLLLAGLIVADVIIFIAFGRYLVSRLVTGPMETLVDATQAVAAGELTRRAPGAATRELDRLADSVNRMTDRLLDAQGALVRAEKLASVGRLAAGIAHEVGNPLSAIGNYVEVLRRRGADPELIAAIERESGRIDGIVRSLLDYARPRGADRAAISLADVVAGAVDLLRAQGVLRPVHVDVSADPQAPPVWGDRVALEQVFVNLLLNAVDAAGEGGRITIVTGPTVLGDSGDAGRGSDPAGASPAEDRRGRRSGRHLSGVPDGSRATQVVVADNGPGVPDDQAERIFDPFFTTKAPGKGSGLGLAIVQRTVNDHGGRVDVARAREGGAAFTVILPAQS